One Pleurodeles waltl isolate 20211129_DDA chromosome 3_2, aPleWal1.hap1.20221129, whole genome shotgun sequence genomic window carries:
- the LOC138286473 gene encoding C-C motif chemokine 5-like, giving the protein MKISLAAVSVLLLALFCTEILADTDPPICCHSYAPRKIPQRHVQEYYLTSKECPLPAVVFITGRRRLVCADPKSTWVQDYIQYLERRFNPAPATSA; this is encoded by the exons ATGAAGATCTCCCTGGCTGCTGTCTCTGTTCTCCTCCTGGCTCTCTTCTGCACTGAGATCCTGGCTGACACTG ATCCCCCGATCTGCTGCCACTCCTACGCCCCCCGGAAGATCCCGCAGAGGCACGTCCAGGAGTACTACTTAACCAGCAAGGAGTGCCCCCTGCCAGCTGTTGT ATTCATCACCGGAAGACGCCGGCTGGTCTGCGCTGACCCAAAGAGCACCTGGGTCCAAGACTACATCCAGTACCTGGAACGGAGGTTCAACCCCGCACCGGCCACCTCTGCCTGA